A single Caretta caretta isolate rCarCar2 chromosome 2, rCarCar1.hap1, whole genome shotgun sequence DNA region contains:
- the LOC125630997 gene encoding LOW QUALITY PROTEIN: ubiquinol-cytochrome c reductase complex assembly factor 5-like (The sequence of the model RefSeq protein was modified relative to this genomic sequence to represent the inferred CDS: deleted 1 base in 1 codon; substituted 2 bases at 2 genomic stop codons) — protein MYFRAKLRCLLQMVPENQHFGKYRSLPFFFLLXGTMEXFMINVWIGKETFYDVYHRNQSQRQYEQRKEER, from the exons ATGTATTTTCGTGCA AAATTACGGTGCCTCTTGCAGATGGTGCCAGAAAACCAGCACTTTGGCAAGTACAgatcccttcctttcttcttcctcctc taAGGAACCATGGAGTAGTTTATGATAAATGTCTGGATTGGCAAGGAGACCTTTTATGATGTTTACCACAGGAACCAGTCTCAGAGACAGTATGagcaaaggaaggaagaaagatga